TGATTTTTAACAATCAAACACAAGGAGAGACCTTGCCTAAAGGCTACCATCACCTAACCTATGACCAAAGATGTCAGATTTATATTTTAAAAGCTAGAGGAGATACATCTAGCTCAATAGCAAACATTCTAAAAGTTCATCATAGCACTATTAGTAGGGAACTTAAGAGAAATAAAGGGCAACGAGGATACCGTCATCAGCAAGCTCAAGAAAAAGCATTTCTTAGGCCCTTTCAACCTTGAAGTGCACAAAAAAGAACATATAAATACTTGAAAAAACATCTATTGTGCACCCGAGCATAGCATGTTTGTAGATAATCTCGTAAACACTTCTAGTGGAGTTTCGAAGTTGAGAGCCTTTCTAGGTCTGTTATTTAGTAAAGTTTCCACCCTTTCTATATCCTTGGAAGTCGTATCTAAAAAGCTTTGTGTTTTAGGAAAATATTGCCTAACTAGTCCGTTTGTATGCTCATTTAAGCCTCTTTCCCAAGAATGGTAGGGCGTTGCAAAGTAGAAGTCTGTCTCTAGCTCGAAACTAACCATTTGGTGATAGGCAAATTCTTTTCCGTTGTCTGCTGTTAATGTGTGTACAAAATCTTTGATAGGTTTAAGTTGTTCAATTAACGCTTGACTTACTTCCTCTGCAGTTTTATGAGAAACTTTGGCGAGCTTAGTTAGCTTGGAAGTTCTTTCTACCATTGATACAATTACGCCTTTATGTCCTGCCCCTATGACTGTATCTAGTTCCCAGTCTCCTAAACGAGTCTTTTTTTCTACAATACAAGGCCGTTGCTTAATATCTATACGACCAGGCATGTTCCCTCTTCCAGAAGCTCCCTTTCTCTGCTTGTTATATTTTTTCCCTCGATGACGGAGCTCTCTATAAAGCTGTCCTCCCTGTCGTTTATCTTTCCAGATATGATTATAGATGGTCTCATGACTAACATGTTCTTTACCATGTCTTTTAAGCCATCCGGATATTTGTATAGGGCTCCATTGCAACTTGATTTTTTCTTCAATACGGGTAACTATTTGAGGAGTCATTTTTTTATTGGGCTGAGAATTTTTTCTAAGAAATGCTTTTTCTTGAGCTTGCTGATGACGGTATCCTCGTTGCCCTTTATTTCTCTTAAGTTCCCTACTAATAGTGCTATGATGAACTTTTAGAATGTTTGCTATTGAGCTAGATGTATCTCCTCTAGCTTTTAAAATATAAATCTGACATCTTTGGTCATAGGTTAGGTGATGGTAGCCTTTAGGCAAGGTCTCTCCTTGTGTTTGATTGTTAAAAATCACAATAGAGATTCTTTCATCGCCTGCCTATTCTTTTTTTAATTCTTCTGTGCACTTCAAACTTGAAAAGACTATCTTTTTTATTCCAAAGAGGGAAATAATAATCACATAATTCCCATTTAGGATATTCTATGGGTAACATACGCCACTGGCAACCACTTTTTAAAATGTACAAAATTCCACAAAAAATATCATATAGATCAACTCTTCGTGGACGTGTTTTTTTGCGTGTAGACTCAAGTATTAGATGGATTTTGCTAAATTGTTTACGAGAAATATCGCTTGGATAAGAGCGGTTCATAACTACCTCCAAAGGTTTTATGAAAACTATCATTATACCTTAATGAAAAGATTTTAAACAGGCTCTAAGAGAATGGTTTAAAGAGTTTGAAAATTTAAATAAAAAAGCTAGCTTTTTTGTTGCTGCTCGATAATTTGACTGACAAGTTTTAAACCCTGATTAGTGAGATAAACCCTATTGCCTTCTGCTTTCTTAATAAAATTAGCCTGAGCTAAGTCGCGTGCGATAACTTGTGCGCCTTTGGTATTTTGCCCAATGGCTTTAGCTACCTCTAAGCAATCAATTTGCCCATAAGGAGTTCCTGATTGCATGGCTAATTCATAGAGCTTAAGCACAAAGATCTCATCTTTTGTCATGGCTTTTTGTGTCATATGGTTCTCATTTTTTTTAAACGTGGGCCTTGAGGACTATCTTCTATACAATACCCTCGTGTCTGAATTTTATCACGGTAGTTATCGGCTAATTTCCAGTTTTTCTCTCTGCGCGCGTGTTGTCTTAAACGTAGAGCCTCTTGTAGATCCTCTGGTATGCATTCTTCTTCTACAAAGATACATCCCAGTACAGTATCGATTTTTTGTAGGAAGGTAAATATTTTTTTCGCTTCACTTAAAGAGACCCTCTTTTCATCACAAACGGTGTTCACTTGACGAATCAATTCAAACACAGCAGCTAGGGCTGCAGAAATATTTAAATCATCTGCAAGATGGATATAAAACATCTCTTCTGCTGTTTTCAAAATTTCTATAGTAGACTCTACTTTTAGATCCATCTCCAATGTCTTCAGTCGTGCAATGAAATCATCTATTCTCTGCAGAGAAGCACGCGCTGCTTCTAAAGCTCTAAAAGTAAAATTAAGCTGGGTGCGATAATGGGTTTGTAGTAAAAGATAACGAATATAACGCCCCTCATATCCTT
This is a stretch of genomic DNA from Candidatus Rhabdochlamydia oedothoracis. It encodes these proteins:
- a CDS encoding helix-turn-helix domain-containing protein — its product is MIFNNQTQGETLPKGYHHLTYDQRCQIYILKARGDTSSSIANILKVHHSTISRELKRNKGQRGYRHQQAQEKAFLRPFQP
- a CDS encoding IS30 family transposase; protein product: MIFNNQTQGETLPKGYHHLTYDQRCQIYILKARGDTSSSIANILKVHHSTISRELKRNKGQRGYRHQQAQEKAFLRKNSQPNKKMTPQIVTRIEEKIKLQWSPIQISGWLKRHGKEHVSHETIYNHIWKDKRQGGQLYRELRHRGKKYNKQRKGASGRGNMPGRIDIKQRPCIVEKKTRLGDWELDTVIGAGHKGVIVSMVERTSKLTKLAKVSHKTAEEVSQALIEQLKPIKDFVHTLTADNGKEFAYHQMVSFELETDFYFATPYHSWERGLNEHTNGLVRQYFPKTQSFLDTTSKDIERVETLLNNRPRKALNFETPLEVFTRLSTNMLCSGAQ